From a region of the Cygnus atratus isolate AKBS03 ecotype Queensland, Australia chromosome 3, CAtr_DNAZoo_HiC_assembly, whole genome shotgun sequence genome:
- the BTBD3 gene encoding BTB/POZ domain-containing protein 3 isoform X3 yields MFYGELAEDKDEIRIPDVEPAAFLAMLKYIYCDEIDLAADTVLATLYAAKKYIVPHLARACVNFLETSLSAKNACVLLSQSCLFEEPDLTQRCWEVIDAQAELALKSEGFCDIDFQTLESILRRETLNAKEIVVFEAALNWAEVECQRQELTATIENKRKVLGKALYLIRIPTMALDDFANGAAQSGILTLNETNDIFLWYTAAKKPELQFVSKPRKGLVPQRCHRFQSCAYRSNQWRYRGRCDSIQFAVDKRVFIAGFGLYGSSCGSAEYSAKIELKRQGVILGQNLSKYFSDGSSNTFPVWFEYPVQIEPDTFYTASVILDGNELSYFGQEGMTEVQCGKVTVQFQCSSDSTNGTGVQGGQIPELIFYA; encoded by the coding sequence ATACATCTATTGCGATGAAATTGATTTGGCTGCAGATACTGTACTGGCCACTCTTTATGCTGCCAAGAAGTACATTGTCCCTCATCTTGCCCGTGCCTGCGTTAACTTTCTAGAAACAAGTCTAAGCGCAAAGAACGCCTGCGTGCTGCTTTCCCAGAGCTGCCTGTTCGAGGAACCTGACCTGACCCAGCGCTGTTGGGAAGTGATTGATGCCCAAGCCGAGCTAGCTTTGAAGTCTGAGGGCTTCTGTGACATTGATTTTCAGACGCTTGAAAGCATTCTCCGAAGGGAGACTCTGAATGCCAAAGAAATTGTCGTTTTCGAAGCGGCTCTGAACTGGGCCGAAGTGGAGTGTCAGCGACAAGAGCTGACGGCTACCATAGAGAATAAGCGCAAAGTCCTGGGGAAGGCTCTGTACTTGATTCGCATCCCCACCATGGCACTCGACGACTTTGCGAATGGCGCTGCTCAGTCTGGGATTCTGACCCTCAACGAGACCAATGATATCTTCCTTTGGTACACAGCTGCCAAAAAGCCAGAGTTGCAGTTTGTCAGCAAGCCCCGGAAAGGGCTCGTTCCTCAGCGGTGCCACCGCTTCCAGTCCTGTGCTTACCGCAGCAACCAGTGGCGTTACAGGGGCCGGTGTGACAGCATCCAGTTTGCTGTTGATAAAAGAGTGTTCATTGCTGGCTTTGGGCTGTACGGCTCCAGCTGTGGATCGGCAGAGTACAGTGCCAAGATTGAACTCAAACGGCAAGGAGTTATCCTAGGCCAGAACTTGAGTAAATATTTCTCAGATGGTTCTAGTAACACTTTTCCTGTGTGGTTTGAATATCCAGTGCAGATTGAGCCTGACACCTTCTACACAGCTAGCGTGATTCTGGATGGTAACGAACTCAGCTACTTTGGACAGGAAGGAATGACAGAAGTTCAGTGTGGGAAAGTGACTGTTCAGTTTCAGTGCTCTTCGGACAGTACAAATGGCACTGGGGTACAGGGGGGGCAGATTCCCGAACTGATATTTTATGCTTGA